A stretch of DNA from Synechococcus sp. JA-3-3Ab:
GCCTGGTGGAATGGGGGCTGGCACGAGGGTGGTTTCCCCAATTGGCGGAGTTCTCCCGCTGGCAACGGGAAGTGACTTGCGGCAGGAGCAAAATCGACTTCCTGCTGATGGGAGACTCTGGCTTGGCCTACCTAGAGGTTAAAAATACCACTTGGGCCGTGGGATCCCGCGCCCTGTTTCCCGATACGGTGACGACTCGCGGCCAAAAGCACCTGGAAGATCTCATCGAGATCCGCCGGCAAGGGCAGCGGGCTCTGCTGCTGTATTGGATCAACCGCGCCGATTGCACCGAGTTTGCCCCCGGCGAAGAACGGGATCCCCGCTATGCCCATCTGTTTCGCCAGGCGCTGCAGGCTGGGGTTGAGGTGCTGCCCTACCGGATCGCGGTCTCGCCACAGGGGATCCGTCCGCTGGGTTTGGCCAAAATAGTGGCCTGAGCGTCGTCTTGGAAACCTGCTGCCATGCAAGTGGCCACCTGGAACGTCAACTCCATTCGCACCCGGCTGCCCCAGGTTTTGGCTTGGCTGGACAAGCAGGGATCCCTGGATGTGCTCTGCCTGCAGGAGACCAAGGTGGTGGATGCGGAGTTTCCCCGTGCCCCCTTTGAGGAGCGGGGCTTCCATGTGGAGGTGTACGGGCAGAAAGCCTACAACGGCGTTGCCCTCATCAGCCGG
This window harbors:
- the sfsA gene encoding DNA/RNA nuclease SfsA, giving the protein MPAQEGPPPYCFSTPLRRGVLRSRYRRFFAEVELENGQPVTAHCPNTGPMTGVCQVGAPVYLSYHPDPKRKLAYTWEMIQVEGVWVGINTGLPNRLVEWGLARGWFPQLAEFSRWQREVTCGRSKIDFLLMGDSGLAYLEVKNTTWAVGSRALFPDTVTTRGQKHLEDLIEIRRQGQRALLLYWINRADCTEFAPGEERDPRYAHLFRQALQAGVEVLPYRIAVSPQGIRPLGLAKIVA